A window of the Coprobacter fastidiosus genome harbors these coding sequences:
- a CDS encoding NADH-quinone oxidoreductase subunit D, with protein sequence MGNIQEKIGAFLPEAIFEEGQYLTVSVPADKVNALCRFLHDDKDLQFDNLVSLIGMDWGETLGVVYYLNSTKYNHWVILKVETSDKENPLLYTVSDIWKNAELNEREVYDFFGIRFINHPDMRHLFLREDWVGYPFRKDYDANPEINPIPTENESCSVDTVSLREDAEGRIIEEKRKVFQDNDYIVNIGPQHPATHGVLRFQTALDGETIKKIDVHCGYIHRGIEKMWESMTYPQTLHLTDRLDYLSAHNNRHALCMCIEEAMQLEVPQRAIYIRTMMDELMRLSSHLLFFATMCMDLGALTAFFYGFREREKILDIFEDTCGARMTMNYNVIGGVIADIHPDFQRKVKEFIKEMPARLKEYHEVFSGNVIAQNRLKGVGFLSREDAINYGVTGPSGRGSGWACDVRKRSPYAAYDKVQFDEVLYNEGDSYARYMVRMKEIEQSLHILEQLVDNIPEGDYLAKTKPIIKVPEGRYFKEVEAARGAFGIYLESRGDKFPYRLKVNSPGFNLVGAVDHMTRGSKIADLIAIGGSLDYVVPDIDR encoded by the coding sequence ATGGGAAATATACAAGAAAAAATAGGCGCTTTTTTACCTGAGGCGATTTTTGAGGAAGGTCAATACCTTACTGTTTCGGTTCCCGCCGATAAAGTGAATGCTCTATGCCGCTTTTTGCATGATGATAAAGATCTGCAGTTTGACAATTTGGTATCTCTGATCGGAATGGATTGGGGAGAGACGCTTGGTGTAGTGTATTATCTGAACTCTACGAAATATAATCATTGGGTAATTTTAAAAGTAGAAACCTCTGATAAGGAAAATCCTCTTTTATATACGGTATCTGATATTTGGAAAAATGCCGAATTAAATGAACGTGAGGTTTATGACTTTTTCGGTATCCGTTTTATAAATCATCCGGATATGCGGCATTTGTTTTTGCGTGAAGACTGGGTCGGTTATCCTTTCCGTAAGGATTATGATGCTAATCCGGAGATTAATCCTATCCCTACAGAAAATGAATCATGCAGTGTAGATACCGTTTCTTTACGGGAGGATGCAGAAGGGCGGATTATTGAAGAAAAGCGAAAAGTTTTTCAAGATAACGATTATATTGTGAATATCGGTCCGCAACATCCAGCAACGCATGGTGTATTGCGTTTCCAAACGGCGTTGGACGGTGAGACAATTAAAAAAATTGATGTTCATTGTGGATATATTCATCGAGGAATTGAGAAGATGTGGGAGAGTATGACTTATCCGCAGACTCTTCATTTAACAGATCGTCTTGACTATCTTTCGGCTCATAATAATCGGCATGCTCTTTGCATGTGTATTGAGGAGGCTATGCAGTTGGAAGTGCCCCAGCGTGCGATATATATTCGTACAATGATGGATGAATTGATGCGTCTATCTTCTCACTTGCTTTTCTTTGCAACTATGTGTATGGACTTAGGGGCATTGACTGCATTTTTCTATGGGTTTAGAGAACGGGAGAAGATTTTGGATATTTTTGAGGATACATGTGGTGCTCGTATGACGATGAACTATAATGTTATCGGAGGGGTAATAGCAGATATTCATCCTGATTTTCAACGTAAGGTCAAAGAATTTATAAAAGAGATGCCTGCTCGGTTGAAAGAATATCATGAAGTCTTTTCTGGAAATGTGATAGCACAGAACCGTTTGAAAGGAGTAGGTTTCTTGAGTCGAGAAGATGCTATTAATTACGGTGTTACAGGTCCTTCCGGCCGAGGATCAGGATGGGCATGCGATGTTCGGAAGAGATCACCATACGCTGCTTACGATAAGGTTCAGTTCGATGAAGTTTTATATAATGAAGGAGATTCGTATGCTCGTTATATGGTACGTATGAAAGAGATTGAACAATCTTTACATATATTGGAACAATTGGTAGATAATATTCCGGAAGGTGATTATCTGGCTAAAACAAAACCGATTATTAAAGTTCCGGAAGGTCGTTACTTCAAAGAAGTCGAGGCTGCTCGTGGAGCTTTTGGTATTTACCTTGAAAGTCGAGGTGATAAGTTCCCTTATCGTCTTAAAGTTAATTCTCCGGGATTCAATCTGGTTGGAGCTGTTGATCATATGACTCGTGGGTCTAAAATAGCCGACTTGATTGCTATCGGTGGATCGTTAGATTATGTTGTACCCGATATTGACAGATAA
- a CDS encoding NADH-quinone oxidoreductase subunit B encodes MEVKIKSMKYEDFKDNEYIEQLVKKLHEGGVNVVVGSLDEAINWGRSNSLWPLTFATSCCGIEFMSVGAARYDMARFGFEVARASPRQADFIMVAGTIVHKMAPVLKRLYDQMAEPKYVIAVGGCAVSGGPFKNSYHVLKGVEEILPVDVYIPGCPPRPEALLYGMMQLQRKLKVEKFFGGVNRQEKKPKDFDEE; translated from the coding sequence ATGGAAGTGAAAATAAAATCGATGAAGTATGAAGACTTCAAAGACAATGAGTATATTGAACAATTGGTTAAAAAATTGCATGAAGGCGGTGTCAATGTGGTTGTCGGTAGCCTTGATGAAGCAATTAATTGGGGGCGATCCAATTCGTTATGGCCTCTTACGTTTGCAACCAGCTGTTGCGGGATTGAATTTATGTCGGTCGGGGCAGCCCGTTACGATATGGCCCGTTTCGGTTTCGAGGTAGCTCGTGCAAGTCCTCGTCAGGCCGATTTTATTATGGTTGCCGGAACTATTGTTCACAAGATGGCTCCTGTATTGAAACGATTGTATGATCAGATGGCAGAGCCGAAATACGTAATTGCTGTCGGTGGTTGTGCCGTTTCAGGAGGTCCTTTTAAAAATTCGTATCATGTTTTAAAAGGGGTTGAAGAGATTCTCCCGGTTGATGTTTATATCCCCGGTTGTCCACCTCGTCCTGAGGCTTTGTTATATGGAATGATGCAGTTGCAACGGAAATTGAAAGTGGAAAAATTCTTCGGAGGGGTGAACCGTCAGGAAAAGAAACCGAAAGATTTTGATGAAGAATAA
- a CDS encoding NADH-quinone oxidoreductase subunit A, translated as MNLALFVVVFITGITLVAAAMAIAGLISPRSFNSQKGEAYECGIPTRGTSWMQFKAGYYLFAILFLMFDVETVFLFPWAVIVRDLGIAGLMSVLFFLVILAFGLAYAWRKGALEWK; from the coding sequence ATGAATTTAGCATTATTTGTCGTTGTTTTTATTACCGGGATTACTTTAGTAGCCGCTGCTATGGCTATTGCCGGTTTAATTTCTCCGCGATCATTTAATTCTCAGAAAGGCGAAGCTTATGAGTGTGGTATTCCTACTCGGGGAACCTCTTGGATGCAGTTTAAAGCAGGGTATTATCTGTTTGCAATCCTTTTCTTGATGTTTGATGTGGAAACGGTATTTTTGTTTCCCTGGGCAGTAATAGTGAGAGATTTGGGAATTGCCGGATTGATGAGTGTTTTGTTTTTCTTAGTGATCCTTGCGTTTGGTTTAGCCTATGCCTGGAGGAAAGGAGCTTTGGAATGGAAGTGA